The Micromonospora sp. NBC_00421 genome contains a region encoding:
- a CDS encoding winged helix DNA-binding domain-containing protein, translating to MIDRRQVLHFRVQAQQLDRVEGTLADTAILDIGAQDTGPDGGRWALAVRGVEVPEPSLADLVLLWTVRGAPHLYRRADVGEVAAAVAPYSDADAGKRIYDAARPLKAAGIGNLAALDEVAARLRDVVTAPTVKGDVSGRLAELLPQPYLRFCRPCAATHLYEMPFRLAAVRAGLELRLDTSPPVLHRIPGFTRAATSGDRFDLIRAYLRLLGPATPQQVADYLDAPVRDVKARWPEDVTEVRVDGQARSVLAADAPALVSCDDTTAVRLLGPYDLFLQARDRATLVPDAAHAKELWPVLGRPGAVLAGGELVGTWRPRKSGRAMKLAVQPWRKLSAATRDSIVAQAQRLAAHRGVSRVDVDIDA from the coding sequence ATGATCGACCGGCGGCAGGTGCTGCACTTCCGCGTGCAGGCACAGCAACTCGACCGGGTCGAGGGCACGCTCGCCGACACCGCGATCCTCGACATCGGGGCGCAGGACACCGGCCCCGACGGCGGCCGGTGGGCGCTGGCCGTGCGCGGGGTCGAGGTGCCGGAACCGTCCCTGGCGGACCTGGTCCTGCTCTGGACCGTCCGGGGTGCGCCACACCTCTACCGACGCGCCGACGTGGGCGAGGTGGCGGCGGCGGTCGCGCCGTACTCCGACGCCGACGCGGGCAAACGCATCTACGACGCCGCCAGGCCGTTGAAGGCAGCCGGCATCGGCAACCTGGCCGCCCTCGACGAGGTGGCCGCGCGGCTGCGGGACGTCGTCACCGCGCCGACGGTCAAGGGGGACGTCTCCGGTCGGTTGGCCGAGCTGCTGCCCCAGCCCTACCTCCGGTTCTGCCGCCCCTGCGCCGCCACCCACCTCTACGAGATGCCGTTCCGGCTGGCCGCCGTGCGGGCCGGGCTGGAGCTGCGACTCGACACCTCGCCACCGGTCCTGCACCGCATCCCGGGATTCACCAGGGCCGCCACGTCGGGTGACCGGTTCGACCTGATCCGCGCCTACCTGCGGCTGCTCGGCCCGGCCACTCCCCAGCAGGTGGCCGACTATCTCGACGCCCCGGTCAGGGACGTGAAGGCCCGCTGGCCCGAGGACGTGACCGAGGTACGGGTCGACGGGCAGGCCCGCTCGGTGCTGGCCGCCGACGCGCCGGCACTCGTCTCCTGCGACGACACCACGGCCGTCCGCCTGCTCGGCCCGTACGACCTGTTCCTCCAGGCCAGGGACCGGGCGACCCTGGTGCCGGACGCGGCCCACGCCAAGGAGTTGTGGCCGGTGCTGGGCCGCCCCGGCGCCGTCCTGGCCGGCGGCGAGCTGGTCGGCACCTGGCGTCCCCGCAAGTCCGGCCGGGCGATGAAGCTCGCCGTCCAGCCGTGGCGCAAGCTGTCCGCCGCGACCCGCGACAGCATCGTCGCGCAGGCGCAACGCCTCGCCGCGCACCGGGGCGTCTCCCGCGTCGACGTCGACATCGACGCCTGA
- a CDS encoding sensor histidine kinase — MPGVTSVTGRSRRRGFLLVAAHTLWFWLLLPPAAAITHGQVGPAAVAATGLVTFALLYLALVAVPVADLAVPPVLTHLGLAVFTALGVGLAGAYAGGPEGWLILLMYVATAGAIGLVRPGLGFAWVGGSAAAVLVIGVAHRVPAGDIAGSALITVLAGTLTLAFARTARLVAELRRTQLELARTAVEQERLRFARDLHDLLGHTLSLVVVKAEVVRRLAPTDPGRAAAEAGDIERIGRTALAEVREAVTGYRDRSFGREMDGARTALTDGGITVTVRQPGRPLPVEADDAFGWVLREGVTNVLRHSRASRCDIEVRADAEESVLTIDDDGVGGRAEPGNGLRGLTERLAQAGGELRVTAVRGGGVRLTARIPTGTGGSVRR; from the coding sequence ATGCCCGGTGTCACAAGCGTCACCGGCAGGAGCCGCCGCCGGGGCTTCCTGCTGGTCGCCGCGCACACGCTCTGGTTCTGGCTGCTGCTGCCCCCGGCCGCCGCGATCACCCACGGGCAGGTAGGTCCGGCGGCGGTCGCGGCGACCGGGCTGGTCACCTTCGCGCTGCTCTACCTCGCGCTGGTGGCGGTGCCGGTGGCCGACCTGGCGGTGCCACCCGTGCTGACCCACCTCGGTCTGGCGGTGTTCACGGCGCTCGGGGTGGGCCTCGCGGGCGCGTACGCCGGCGGCCCGGAGGGCTGGCTGATCCTGCTGATGTACGTCGCGACGGCCGGTGCGATCGGGCTGGTCCGGCCGGGCCTCGGATTCGCCTGGGTGGGTGGCAGTGCCGCCGCCGTCCTGGTGATCGGGGTGGCGCACCGGGTGCCGGCCGGTGACATCGCCGGTTCGGCGCTGATCACGGTGCTCGCGGGCACCCTGACCCTGGCGTTCGCCCGGACGGCCCGACTGGTGGCGGAGCTGCGACGCACCCAGCTTGAGCTGGCCCGCACGGCGGTCGAACAGGAGCGGCTCCGGTTCGCCCGGGACCTGCACGACCTGCTCGGCCACACGCTGTCCCTGGTGGTGGTGAAGGCGGAGGTGGTGCGCCGGCTCGCCCCCACCGATCCGGGGCGGGCGGCGGCGGAGGCCGGTGACATCGAACGGATCGGCCGTACCGCGCTCGCCGAGGTTCGCGAAGCGGTCACCGGTTACCGGGACCGCAGCTTCGGTCGGGAAATGGACGGCGCCCGCACCGCCCTGACCGACGGGGGGATCACCGTCACCGTGCGGCAGCCCGGCCGTCCGCTGCCGGTGGAGGCGGACGACGCGTTCGGTTGGGTGTTGCGGGAGGGTGTGACGAACGTGCTGCGGCACAGCCGGGCGTCCCGTTGCGACATCGAGGTACGCGCCGACGCCGAGGAGTCGGTGCTGACCATCGACGACGACGGCGTCGGCGGCCGGGCCGAGCCGGGCAACGGCCTGCGAGGTCTCACCGAGCGGCTGGCACAGGCCGGCGGCGAGCTGCGCGTCACCGCCGTCCGTGGCGGCGGTGTGCGGCTCACCGCCCGGATCCCCACCGGCACGGGCGGGTCGGTGCGCCGATGA
- a CDS encoding GNAT family N-acetyltransferase, translated as MRVPLSTPPTIPAGALAAGPQPTLAAPGDLVLRPWEPTDAPVFLAAYQDPEIQHWHARHPASESQVREWFVEYHQAWARETGASWAVTRDGGEVLGRIALTSMDLDDGVAGCAYWVLPAARRTGVASRALTALGDWALDGAGFHRLHLDHSTRNAASCRTALRAGFLLEGTKRSDAVHRDGRHDMHLHARIRGDRPAV; from the coding sequence GTGCGGGTACCACTTTCCACGCCACCCACCATTCCCGCCGGGGCACTCGCCGCCGGCCCGCAGCCGACCCTCGCCGCGCCGGGTGACCTCGTCCTGCGCCCCTGGGAACCGACCGACGCCCCGGTGTTCCTGGCCGCCTACCAGGATCCGGAGATCCAGCACTGGCACGCCCGTCATCCTGCCTCCGAGAGTCAGGTCCGGGAGTGGTTCGTGGAGTACCACCAGGCCTGGGCGCGGGAGACCGGTGCCAGCTGGGCGGTGACCCGGGACGGCGGTGAAGTGCTCGGTCGGATCGCCCTGACCAGCATGGATCTCGATGACGGTGTCGCCGGGTGTGCGTACTGGGTGCTTCCCGCCGCCCGGCGGACGGGGGTCGCCTCCCGGGCGTTGACGGCGTTGGGCGACTGGGCGCTGGACGGGGCGGGCTTCCACCGTCTGCACCTGGATCACTCGACCCGTAATGCCGCGTCCTGTCGGACCGCGCTGCGGGCCGGCTTCCTTCTGGAGGGCACCAAGCGCAGCGACGCCGTCCATCGCGACGGCAGGCACGACATGCATCTGCACGCCCGCATCCGGGGCGATCGACCAGCCGTCTGA
- a CDS encoding ABC transporter permease: MRAYLRFELRRLVRDPRLALFTVLGPVVTYVIFSGLLPAGDRLEGVTAAAALMVGLAGYGAMAGVLSVGSSVAQERAVRWLHQLRVTPLSPRRVVAVKALVGTVSGVPALVAVGIAGRLQHHVELPAGRWAALLVLMWVGTVPFALLGLAIGYGLPPQLAQPVNFLAFLGLSVLGGLLVPAAYFPDVLRHLAHALPTYRFAELGWRAAAGLAPDPTGLAVLVGWTVAFGVLAAATYRRSTAPR; encoded by the coding sequence ATGCGTGCCTATCTGCGCTTCGAGCTACGCCGCCTGGTCCGGGACCCGCGGCTGGCGCTGTTCACCGTGCTGGGCCCGGTCGTCACCTACGTGATCTTCTCGGGCCTGCTTCCGGCGGGCGACCGGCTCGAGGGCGTCACCGCCGCCGCCGCGCTCATGGTCGGCCTGGCCGGCTACGGTGCGATGGCCGGGGTGCTCTCGGTGGGCTCGTCGGTGGCCCAGGAACGCGCGGTGCGCTGGCTGCACCAACTGCGGGTCACCCCGCTGTCCCCCCGCCGGGTGGTCGCGGTGAAGGCCCTGGTCGGCACCGTGAGCGGGGTGCCGGCGCTGGTCGCGGTGGGCATCGCCGGACGCCTCCAGCACCACGTCGAGCTACCCGCCGGCAGGTGGGCGGCCCTGCTGGTGCTGATGTGGGTCGGCACGGTGCCGTTCGCGCTGCTCGGGCTCGCCATCGGGTACGGCCTCCCCCCGCAGCTCGCCCAGCCGGTCAACTTCCTCGCCTTCCTCGGCCTGTCGGTGCTCGGCGGACTGCTGGTGCCGGCGGCGTACTTCCCCGACGTGCTGCGGCACCTGGCGCACGCGCTGCCGACGTACCGGTTCGCCGAACTCGGTTGGCGTGCGGCGGCCGGCCTGGCCCCCGACCCGACCGGACTGGCGGTGCTCGTCGGGTGGACGGTGGCCTTCGGCGTGCTCGCTGCGGCGACGTACCGCCGGTCGACCGCGCCTCGCTGA
- a CDS encoding ABC transporter ATP-binding protein, whose product MDDTAVRLTGLTRRFGPVRAVDGIDLTIASGSTVALLGPNGAGKTTTISLLLGLAPPDSGTVTLFGRSPGEAVRAGQVGAMVQDAGFVAGATVRDLVTLARGLYPRPLDTARVLALAGLTDRADRRLDRLSGGETQRARFAFALAGDPDLLVLDEPSAALDVAARQAFWAAIRRYATDGHTVLFSTHHLHEADEYADRVVLLADGRVVADGPPAQVRAVAGGRTVAFDLADGSVAGLDLLPGVRSVQVRGGRVVLTTDDADATVLALAADRGFRGLEVTGVGLEAAFLTLTGAEGKH is encoded by the coding sequence ATGGATGACACCGCAGTACGCCTGACCGGGCTCACCCGGCGGTTCGGCCCCGTACGGGCCGTCGACGGGATCGACCTGACCATCGCGTCAGGCAGCACGGTCGCCCTGCTCGGTCCCAACGGCGCTGGCAAGACGACAACCATCTCGCTCCTACTCGGCCTCGCCCCACCCGACTCCGGAACGGTGACGCTGTTCGGCCGGTCACCGGGCGAGGCGGTCCGGGCCGGCCAGGTCGGAGCAATGGTGCAGGACGCCGGTTTCGTCGCCGGTGCCACGGTGCGGGACCTGGTCACACTCGCCCGAGGGTTGTATCCCCGGCCGTTGGACACCGCCCGGGTGCTCGCGCTGGCCGGGCTGACCGACCGGGCCGACCGCCGGCTGGACCGGCTCTCCGGCGGCGAGACGCAGCGTGCCCGGTTCGCCTTCGCGTTGGCCGGTGACCCGGACCTGCTGGTCCTGGACGAGCCCAGCGCGGCGCTGGACGTCGCCGCCCGGCAGGCGTTCTGGGCGGCGATCCGCCGGTACGCCACCGACGGTCACACCGTCCTGTTCAGCACCCACCACCTGCACGAGGCCGACGAGTACGCCGACCGGGTGGTGCTGCTGGCCGACGGGCGGGTGGTGGCCGACGGTCCGCCGGCGCAGGTCCGGGCGGTGGCCGGCGGCCGTACGGTGGCCTTCGACCTCGCCGACGGGTCGGTGGCGGGCCTCGACCTGCTGCCCGGCGTCCGGTCGGTGCAGGTCCGAGGTGGTCGGGTGGTACTCACCACCGACGACGCCGACGCCACAGTGCTGGCGCTGGCCGCCGACCGGGGCTTCCGGGGCCTGGAGGTCACCGGCGTCGGGCTGGAGGCGGCCTTCCTCACCCTCACCGGCGCGGAGGGGAAGCACTGA
- a CDS encoding ABC transporter permease, whose product MTGLAARLLRHRVGPAAATLLALVAGVLILVAMGTLVESGLRFRPEPRLWAAADLVVAHRTVSHTFQEFGGDTSTSTVALPEGGTVDAALADRIRRLPGVAAVTADDRVPIGAPAAVGHGWGTYAFAGRPVTTGVAPRADDEVAADARLGAVPGDRIDLVVGGVGRSYRVSATVDTGTASVFFTDAQAARLSAAPGRVDAIGVRLTPDADHAAVADAVRRIVSPTGATTYVDADRGQAEQSANLAAQGLLVTAGSAFGGYVVLLIVFVVAGTIGLSVRHRRRDLALLRAIGATPGQVRRMLLAEAALLALVAAALGGPTGLLAARWAHGELVGRGFVPADFPMTGGLLAVPVAVGTAVLVAVLAALVAGRRVTAIKPVEALGEIAVEARRPGRVRLIAGGATLAGAGSAGAFTAGSGGSTGALAGAVGMLYLFVIAVALLAPWINGYAARLLTPVLSRLWRVSGYLAAANLRANAQGMATVLTALVLSVGFGGSVWFLQTNLERQTVAQSAAGTLAERVLTAPGGLPADAVRQVRQLPGVRAATGVRRTQVVVRSTDGIEAVGAQAVDPAGLTGTMDLDVRQGDPADLAEDTVALSATQASASGWQVGDRADLWLGDGTPVTLRVVAIYGRGLGFGDVTLATGTVAGHTAGGTADEILVRAGPDADAALAAWSAGQPGVQVRDAATRARLIGTDLALGAWLNRLLVGVLVGYAALAAATTMVLAALARRRELALLRLVGVTRRQVRGMVHAEQAGLLGSAVLVGATIAALTLGAIVGALTGSPVPYVPPLGAVTVLGGATLLALATTVWPVRRLLRVPPIDHIGLKE is encoded by the coding sequence TTGACCGGGCTGGCCGCCCGCCTGCTGCGGCACCGTGTCGGCCCGGCCGCCGCGACGCTGCTCGCCCTGGTCGCCGGGGTGCTGATCCTGGTCGCCATGGGCACCCTCGTCGAGTCCGGGCTGCGGTTCCGCCCGGAACCGCGGCTCTGGGCGGCGGCTGACCTGGTCGTCGCCCACCGCACGGTCAGCCACACGTTCCAGGAGTTCGGCGGCGACACCAGCACCAGCACCGTCGCCCTTCCCGAAGGCGGCACGGTCGATGCCGCCCTCGCCGACCGGATCCGCCGGCTGCCCGGTGTCGCGGCCGTCACCGCCGACGACCGGGTGCCGATCGGCGCACCCGCAGCCGTCGGGCACGGCTGGGGCACCTACGCCTTCGCCGGTCGGCCGGTCACCACGGGCGTCGCGCCCCGGGCCGACGACGAGGTGGCCGCCGACGCCCGGCTGGGCGCGGTCCCGGGCGACCGGATCGACCTGGTCGTCGGCGGGGTCGGCCGGTCCTACCGGGTGAGCGCCACCGTCGACACCGGCACCGCCTCGGTGTTCTTCACCGACGCGCAGGCCGCCCGGTTGTCCGCCGCCCCGGGGCGGGTGGACGCGATCGGCGTGCGGTTGACACCCGACGCCGACCACGCCGCGGTCGCCGACGCGGTCCGCCGGATCGTCTCGCCCACCGGTGCCACGACCTACGTCGACGCCGACCGGGGGCAGGCCGAGCAGTCGGCGAACCTGGCCGCCCAGGGCCTGCTGGTCACCGCCGGTTCGGCGTTCGGCGGGTACGTCGTCCTGCTGATCGTCTTCGTGGTGGCCGGCACGATCGGGCTCTCCGTCCGGCACCGCCGCCGCGACCTGGCGCTGCTGCGCGCGATCGGGGCCACCCCGGGTCAGGTGCGTCGGATGCTGCTCGCCGAGGCCGCCCTGCTCGCCCTGGTCGCCGCCGCACTCGGCGGGCCCACCGGCCTGCTGGCCGCCCGCTGGGCGCACGGTGAACTGGTCGGCCGGGGGTTCGTCCCGGCCGACTTCCCGATGACCGGTGGCCTGCTCGCGGTGCCCGTCGCGGTCGGTACGGCGGTGCTGGTGGCGGTGCTCGCCGCGCTGGTCGCCGGCCGACGGGTCACCGCGATCAAGCCGGTCGAGGCACTCGGCGAGATCGCCGTCGAAGCCCGACGTCCCGGCCGGGTACGGCTGATCGCCGGTGGCGCGACGCTGGCGGGCGCCGGCTCCGCCGGGGCGTTCACGGCCGGCAGCGGCGGCTCGACCGGGGCGCTGGCCGGCGCGGTCGGCATGCTCTACCTGTTCGTCATCGCGGTGGCGCTGCTCGCACCCTGGATCAACGGGTACGCCGCCCGGCTGCTGACCCCGGTGCTGTCCCGCCTCTGGCGGGTCAGCGGTTACCTGGCCGCGGCCAACCTGCGGGCCAACGCACAGGGCATGGCGACCGTGTTGACCGCCCTGGTGCTGTCGGTCGGGTTCGGCGGCTCGGTCTGGTTTCTCCAGACCAACCTGGAGCGGCAGACCGTGGCCCAGAGTGCTGCGGGAACGCTCGCCGAACGGGTGCTGACCGCCCCGGGCGGGCTACCCGCCGACGCCGTCCGCCAGGTCCGCCAGTTGCCCGGGGTGCGGGCCGCCACCGGGGTACGCCGTACCCAGGTGGTGGTGCGGTCGACCGACGGGATCGAAGCGGTCGGCGCGCAGGCTGTCGACCCGGCCGGTCTCACCGGCACCATGGACCTCGACGTGCGCCAGGGCGACCCGGCCGACCTGGCGGAGGACACCGTCGCGCTGTCCGCGACGCAGGCGTCCGCGTCCGGGTGGCAGGTCGGCGACCGGGCGGACCTGTGGCTGGGCGACGGCACCCCGGTCACCCTGCGGGTCGTCGCGATCTACGGCCGGGGCCTCGGCTTCGGCGACGTCACGCTGGCCACCGGGACGGTCGCCGGGCACACCGCCGGGGGCACCGCCGACGAGATCCTGGTCCGTGCCGGACCGGACGCCGACGCCGCGCTGGCCGCCTGGTCGGCCGGGCAGCCGGGCGTCCAGGTGCGGGACGCGGCCACCCGTGCCCGGCTCATCGGCACCGACCTGGCCCTCGGCGCCTGGCTGAACCGGCTGCTGGTCGGCGTGCTGGTGGGCTACGCGGCACTGGCCGCGGCCACCACGATGGTGCTGGCGGCGCTGGCCCGCCGGCGCGAACTGGCGCTGCTGCGGCTGGTCGGGGTCACCCGACGGCAGGTCCGGGGGATGGTCCACGCCGAGCAGGCCGGGCTGCTCGGCAGCGCGGTGCTGGTCGGCGCGACGATCGCGGCGCTGACCCTGGGCGCGATCGTCGGCGCGCTGACCGGCAGCCCTGTCCCGTACGTGCCGCCGCTGGGCGCGGTGACGGTGCTCGGCGGGGCGACCCTGCTGGCGCTGGCGACCACGGTGTGGCCGGTCCGCCGGTTGCTCCGGGTGCCGCCGATCGACCACATCGGCCTCAAGGAGTAG
- a CDS encoding response regulator transcription factor, with protein sequence MIRLLLAEDQGMMRGALALLLNLEPDMEVVAEAGTGTAALTAALRVRPDVALLDIEMPDGSGLDTAAALRHRLPSCRVLILTTFGRPGYLRRAMEAGARGFLVKDGPVEELAVAVRRVLAGQRVIDPALAAAALAAGPNPLTEREREVLVAAVDGATVADVAARLHLSESTVRNYLSAAIGKTGTRNRIEAARTARANGWL encoded by the coding sequence ATGATCCGGCTGCTGCTCGCCGAGGACCAGGGCATGATGCGCGGCGCACTGGCCCTGCTGCTCAACCTCGAACCCGACATGGAGGTGGTGGCCGAGGCCGGCACCGGCACCGCCGCGTTGACGGCGGCCCTGCGGGTCCGCCCCGACGTGGCCCTGTTGGACATCGAGATGCCCGACGGTAGCGGGCTGGACACCGCAGCCGCGTTGCGGCACCGGCTGCCCTCCTGCCGGGTGCTGATCCTCACCACGTTCGGTCGGCCCGGCTACCTGCGCCGGGCGATGGAGGCCGGGGCGCGGGGGTTCCTGGTCAAGGACGGGCCGGTGGAGGAGTTGGCGGTCGCGGTCCGGCGGGTGCTGGCCGGTCAACGGGTGATCGACCCGGCCCTCGCGGCGGCGGCGCTGGCCGCCGGCCCGAATCCGCTCACCGAGCGGGAACGGGAGGTGCTCGTCGCCGCCGTGGACGGCGCCACGGTCGCCGACGTCGCCGCCCGGCTGCACCTGTCGGAGAGCACGGTCCGCAACTACCTGTCGGCCGCGATCGGCAAGACGGGCACCCGCAACCGGATCGAGGCGGCCCGCACCGCCCGCGCCAACGGCTGGCTCTGA
- a CDS encoding M12 family metallo-peptidase, with amino-acid sequence MTVPPPDPAGPGRRRLAGLLAAVLVATALPLIGGAAAVAAPADPGPWRQLPGETSTNARDGRIPDIRAARFTAYTLDRAVLADTLADVPAERAGAARRGQPALTVVLPTPTGRFQRFALVDSPVMEPGLAARHPEISTYVGRGLDDPTATIRADLTPLGFHASIRSAGGHWYLDPYYHGDQSVYASYFARDLLDTDPALVEREDVAAAAEALTPEVTADEPAGTPVTLRTYRLALVTDPSYATFFGAENVTAAKVTLVNRVTQIYEDETAIRLVLVDGTDRTNLNTAALATEPNGPCGAAACYTPTQISSCTSSLLNRNRIVLGQLIGASNYDVGHIGLGLPGGGVAGLGVVGLDGKARGCTGLPTPVGDFYAVDYVAHEIGHQFAGNHTFNGTQYNCSGSNRSPANSYEPGSGSSIMAYAGICQQDNLQPHSDPYWSQRSYTEISTFVTGTRAALNEVQTGSLSDFDTDGDSFTVSYAGQSSAPVVRGGNYTAAGIKAAIEAIAGWPAGATVTVTAFGGLGAPNDTGFQVTFNGGPLAGVDVPSLGLTNTVGTTGFVGETARGGAAGNGGFRTEQTGNRAPVVTVPASAYTIPARTPFALTGGATDADGDTVRYLWEQNDRGGATGTALVNNTKTNGPLFRQFGEAAVVSPTDALEYHSPGQNAVTTDPTRHFPNLAQIAANNTNAATGGCPAAPAPPATGGASNVPATTVDCYSEFLPTGDWVGVGNDRTLHFRLTGRDGHPGGGGIGSADVALTVAPAAGPFLVTSQATSTAYLGGGTVPVTWDVAGTDAAPISVGEVRISLSVDGGATFPHVLAERTPNTGAATVTLPNVDTARGRLKIEAVGNVFFDLSDADLTVTRVRAATVTYTGDALASPVDDADSTGVLLRATVLGGGGDVRNATVTFSEGGETLCSAVATPFGAAADDGSASCRAVLPHGAHPVTATLSGAYTGSAPATVTVAGGYGRSVAGSGYLRGGATAGGYPLDDDRRIEVTLDGRINNGKKLVGSAKVGYKSAGKRYKFQSTALESFGVATGAGEPVADLRYQVTLYDISTAQDPVAVATGLTMRVTATDRGEPGRRDGIGITVWDGDRLLFSSDWTGASTREGTLTASGGNLTIG; translated from the coding sequence ATGACGGTTCCACCCCCTGATCCCGCTGGCCCCGGCCGTCGGCGGCTGGCCGGGCTGCTCGCCGCCGTGCTGGTCGCCACCGCGCTGCCGTTGATCGGCGGCGCTGCGGCGGTCGCCGCGCCGGCCGACCCCGGCCCGTGGCGGCAGCTGCCCGGCGAGACGTCGACGAACGCCCGCGACGGGCGAATACCCGACATCCGCGCCGCGCGATTCACCGCGTACACCCTGGACCGGGCGGTGCTGGCGGACACCCTGGCCGACGTGCCGGCCGAGCGGGCCGGCGCGGCCCGGCGGGGGCAGCCGGCGCTGACCGTCGTGCTGCCCACCCCGACCGGGCGGTTCCAGCGGTTCGCCCTGGTCGACTCGCCGGTGATGGAGCCGGGGCTCGCCGCCCGGCACCCCGAGATCAGCACGTACGTCGGCCGGGGCCTGGACGACCCGACGGCGACCATCCGGGCCGACCTGACCCCGCTGGGCTTCCACGCCTCGATCCGGTCGGCCGGGGGACACTGGTACCTCGACCCTTACTACCACGGTGACCAGAGCGTCTACGCCAGCTACTTCGCCCGGGACCTGCTCGACACCGACCCGGCCCTGGTCGAGCGGGAGGACGTCGCGGCGGCGGCCGAGGCGCTGACGCCGGAGGTTACCGCTGACGAACCGGCAGGCACACCGGTCACCCTGCGCACCTACCGGCTGGCGCTGGTCACCGATCCCTCGTACGCCACCTTCTTCGGCGCGGAGAACGTCACCGCAGCCAAGGTGACCCTGGTCAACCGGGTCACCCAGATCTACGAGGACGAGACGGCGATCCGGTTGGTGCTTGTCGACGGCACCGACAGGACCAACCTGAACACCGCCGCCCTGGCCACCGAGCCGAACGGACCGTGTGGCGCGGCGGCCTGCTACACCCCGACGCAGATCTCCTCGTGCACCAGTTCGCTGCTCAACCGCAACCGGATCGTGCTCGGTCAGCTGATCGGCGCGAGCAACTACGACGTCGGGCACATCGGTCTGGGCCTGCCCGGCGGCGGGGTGGCCGGTCTCGGCGTGGTCGGGCTGGACGGCAAGGCCCGGGGCTGCACCGGCCTACCGACCCCGGTCGGCGACTTCTACGCGGTCGACTACGTGGCGCACGAGATCGGCCACCAGTTCGCCGGCAACCACACCTTCAACGGCACCCAGTACAACTGCTCCGGCAGCAACCGCAGCCCCGCCAACTCGTACGAGCCGGGCAGCGGATCGTCGATCATGGCGTACGCGGGCATCTGCCAGCAGGACAACCTCCAGCCGCACAGCGACCCGTACTGGTCACAGCGCAGCTACACCGAGATCAGCACCTTCGTCACCGGCACCCGGGCGGCGCTCAACGAGGTGCAGACCGGCTCGCTGTCCGACTTCGACACCGACGGTGACTCGTTCACCGTCAGCTACGCCGGGCAGTCCTCCGCACCTGTCGTGCGCGGCGGCAACTACACCGCGGCCGGGATCAAGGCGGCCATCGAGGCGATCGCCGGCTGGCCGGCCGGGGCCACCGTCACCGTGACGGCCTTCGGCGGGCTCGGCGCCCCGAACGACACCGGCTTCCAGGTCACCTTCAACGGGGGACCGCTGGCCGGGGTCGACGTGCCGTCGCTCGGGCTGACCAACACGGTGGGGACGACCGGCTTCGTCGGTGAGACCGCCCGGGGCGGTGCGGCGGGCAACGGCGGCTTCCGGACCGAGCAGACCGGCAACCGGGCCCCGGTGGTCACCGTGCCGGCATCGGCGTACACCATTCCGGCGCGGACCCCGTTCGCGCTGACCGGTGGCGCGACCGACGCCGACGGCGACACCGTGCGCTACCTGTGGGAGCAGAACGACAGGGGTGGCGCCACCGGCACCGCGCTTGTCAACAACACCAAGACCAACGGGCCGCTGTTCCGGCAGTTCGGCGAGGCGGCGGTGGTCAGCCCGACCGACGCGCTGGAGTACCACTCGCCGGGGCAGAACGCGGTGACCACCGACCCGACCCGGCACTTCCCGAACCTGGCCCAGATCGCGGCGAACAACACCAACGCGGCCACCGGCGGCTGCCCTGCCGCACCGGCCCCGCCGGCCACCGGCGGGGCGAGCAACGTGCCGGCCACGACGGTGGACTGCTACTCGGAGTTCCTGCCCACCGGCGACTGGGTCGGCGTCGGCAACGACCGGACCCTGCACTTCCGGCTCACCGGACGGGACGGCCACCCCGGTGGCGGCGGTATCGGCAGCGCCGACGTGGCGCTGACGGTCGCCCCGGCGGCCGGACCGTTCCTGGTCACCTCGCAGGCGACGTCGACGGCGTACCTGGGCGGCGGCACCGTGCCGGTCACCTGGGACGTGGCCGGCACGGACGCCGCCCCGATCAGCGTGGGCGAGGTGCGGATCTCGCTCTCCGTCGACGGCGGGGCCACCTTCCCGCACGTGCTGGCCGAGCGCACCCCGAACACCGGCGCGGCGACGGTGACGTTGCCGAACGTGGACACCGCCCGGGGCCGGCTGAAGATCGAGGCGGTCGGCAACGTCTTCTTCGACCTGAGCGACGCCGATCTCACCGTCACCCGGGTCCGGGCGGCGACGGTCACCTACACCGGTGACGCCCTGGCCTCCCCGGTGGACGACGCCGACTCGACCGGCGTGCTGCTGCGGGCCACCGTCCTTGGTGGCGGCGGTGACGTCCGCAACGCCACGGTGACCTTCAGCGAGGGCGGCGAGACCCTCTGCTCGGCGGTCGCGACGCCGTTCGGCGCGGCGGCGGACGACGGCTCGGCCAGTTGCCGCGCCGTGCTGCCGCACGGCGCGCACCCGGTCACCGCCACGCTGTCGGGGGCGTACACCGGCAGTGCGCCGGCCACCGTCACGGTGGCCGGCGGGTACGGCCGGTCGGTCGCCGGCTCGGGCTACCTCAGGGGCGGGGCCACCGCCGGTGGTTACCCGCTCGACGATGACCGGCGCATCGAGGTGACCCTGGACGGCCGGATCAACAACGGCAAGAAGCTGGTCGGCAGCGCGAAGGTCGGCTACAAGTCGGCAGGCAAGCGGTACAAGTTCCAGAGCACGGCGCTGGAGTCGTTCGGCGTCGCCACGGGGGCCGGGGAACCGGTCGCCGACCTGCGCTACCAGGTCACCCTCTACGACATCTCCACCGCGCAGGACCCGGTCGCGGTGGCGACCGGGCTGACCATGCGGGTGACCGCCACCGACCGGGGCGAGCCGGGCCGGCGGGACGGGATCGGCATCACCGTCTGGGACGGCGACCGGTTGCTCTTCTCGTCCGACTGGACCGGCGCGTCGACCCGGGAGGGCACCCTGACCGCCTCCGGCGGCAACCTCACCATCGGCTGA